The Planococcus versutus genome contains a region encoding:
- a CDS encoding CaiB/BaiF CoA transferase family protein codes for MKNALEGVRILDITYYVPGPYAGMRLADLGADVIKVEPLEGDPSRYMGGGYVHQANNRGKRVVHIDLKSAEGRMEMMELVKNTDALIETFRPGVMKKLGLDYDRLKMVKPDLVYCSLSGYGQTGEMASLGSHDLNYMALSGALDQLKDSSGRPIHPTNTFADFTGGLMAAEQVIAALLKKFRTGKGQYLDIALVEVMAEFLGNHDIYYTEGISENGVPEIGGTRVSYAIYETKDGRYVTLGALEAKFWRVFCEFAERPEWLEWGDKPLGSPEHQQVADFFKSKNWQEWYQVSLQVDACLTPVLKAHERHEHPFFIEKSKVKRSWM; via the coding sequence ATGAAAAATGCATTAGAAGGTGTGCGCATACTGGACATTACATACTATGTTCCGGGGCCATATGCAGGAATGCGATTGGCTGATTTAGGGGCGGACGTCATCAAAGTAGAACCACTTGAAGGTGATCCTTCCCGGTATATGGGAGGGGGGTATGTTCATCAAGCAAATAATCGAGGTAAAAGAGTCGTTCATATTGATTTGAAATCAGCTGAAGGTCGTATGGAAATGATGGAACTAGTGAAAAATACAGATGCGCTCATTGAAACGTTCCGACCAGGGGTAATGAAAAAATTAGGTTTGGATTATGATAGGTTGAAAATGGTGAAACCAGATTTAGTTTATTGTTCTTTGTCAGGATACGGACAAACTGGCGAAATGGCCAGTTTAGGTAGTCACGACTTGAATTACATGGCGCTGTCAGGAGCTTTAGATCAATTAAAAGATAGTTCTGGTAGACCGATTCATCCAACGAATACCTTCGCTGATTTTACTGGCGGATTGATGGCAGCAGAACAAGTGATTGCAGCTTTACTAAAAAAATTCAGAACTGGAAAAGGGCAATACCTCGATATTGCTTTAGTGGAAGTGATGGCGGAGTTTTTGGGGAATCATGACATTTACTACACAGAAGGAATTTCAGAAAATGGAGTTCCAGAAATAGGCGGGACCCGCGTTAGTTATGCCATTTACGAAACAAAAGATGGACGTTATGTAACGTTAGGTGCATTAGAAGCGAAATTCTGGCGAGTGTTTTGTGAGTTTGCTGAACGACCGGAATGGCTAGAATGGGGAGACAAACCATTAGGAAGTCCCGAACATCAACAAGTCGCTGATTTTTTTAAGTCGAAAAATTGGCAGGAATGGTATCAAGTATCTCTTCAAGTAGATGCGTGCTTAACACCTGTTTTAAAAGCACATGAGCGACACGAGCACCCGTTTTTTATTGAGAAAAGCAAAGTGAAAAGGAGCTGGATGTGA
- a CDS encoding long-chain fatty acid--CoA ligase has protein sequence MMDAPLLLSSFVKRAERYFPEKMIISRTGEDMIHRIPYKEFAVRTRQLAAALTGLGMKHGTKVGSFAWNHHRHLELYFGVPSTGAILHMINIRLSHEHIAYVINHAEDEILVVDHDLFPLIEKLAPMLKTVKHFVIMKDGLELPRTSLENVHSYEKLMAAEDGSFEFPEDLDENTPAGMCYTSATTGNPKGVVYTHRGLVLHSYALGMSDSMGLSERDIALSIVPMFHANAWGLPFAGVLFGTTQVLPGPGFAPGMLLDLIESEKVTLTAGVPTIWMSVLKELEANPRNIKTLRMIICGGSASPKGLIRAFEEKYNVPFVTGYGMTETSPLVSLAITTSGMTNMTMDERVERRSMAGLPMPGLEVRIVNENGEAPWDGKTMGELNVKGAWIADEYYKDERTEDAFKDGWLYTGDIAVIEPDGYIKLTDRTKDLIKSGGEWISSVDLENALMTHEAVFEAAVVAIPHEKWMERPLACVVLKEGHAEDDAMKAELLTYLESQFAKWWVPDDVVFLKEVPKTSVGKFLKAALRKELDGYYQ, from the coding sequence ATGATGGATGCACCATTGTTACTATCATCTTTCGTAAAAAGAGCGGAACGCTATTTCCCTGAAAAGATGATCATTTCACGAACTGGAGAAGATATGATTCACCGAATTCCTTATAAAGAGTTTGCAGTGAGAACGCGTCAATTGGCTGCTGCTTTGACAGGTCTTGGCATGAAACATGGCACGAAAGTTGGCAGTTTCGCATGGAATCATCATCGTCACCTCGAATTGTATTTTGGTGTTCCAAGTACGGGTGCGATTTTACACATGATCAATATTCGTTTGTCGCACGAACATATTGCTTATGTTATTAATCATGCGGAAGATGAGATTTTGGTAGTGGACCATGATTTGTTCCCGTTGATTGAGAAGTTAGCGCCTATGCTAAAAACAGTAAAGCATTTTGTCATCATGAAAGACGGACTGGAATTACCAAGAACTTCGCTTGAAAATGTTCATTCCTATGAAAAGCTTATGGCAGCAGAAGATGGTAGCTTTGAGTTCCCTGAAGATTTAGATGAAAATACACCAGCGGGCATGTGCTATACATCTGCGACGACCGGCAACCCAAAAGGAGTTGTTTATACGCATCGTGGACTTGTGCTTCATAGTTACGCATTAGGAATGTCTGATTCGATGGGCTTGTCCGAACGTGACATTGCTTTGTCTATTGTTCCAATGTTTCACGCAAATGCTTGGGGGTTGCCGTTTGCTGGGGTCTTGTTTGGAACTACACAAGTGCTACCAGGACCAGGCTTTGCACCTGGCATGCTCTTAGACTTGATTGAGTCGGAAAAAGTTACATTAACGGCAGGTGTCCCAACTATCTGGATGAGTGTCTTAAAAGAGCTAGAAGCGAATCCGCGAAATATCAAAACGCTACGAATGATTATTTGTGGTGGCTCGGCTTCGCCAAAAGGCTTGATTCGCGCATTTGAAGAAAAGTACAATGTGCCATTTGTAACAGGCTATGGCATGACAGAAACGTCTCCACTTGTTAGTTTAGCAATTACTACGTCTGGGATGACTAATATGACGATGGACGAGCGCGTGGAACGCCGCTCTATGGCAGGGTTACCCATGCCTGGGCTTGAAGTGCGCATCGTCAACGAAAACGGTGAAGCGCCGTGGGACGGCAAAACGATGGGTGAACTGAACGTTAAAGGTGCCTGGATTGCTGACGAATACTATAAAGACGAACGAACTGAAGATGCATTTAAAGATGGTTGGCTTTATACAGGTGACATTGCGGTAATTGAACCGGACGGCTATATCAAGTTGACGGATCGCACAAAAGATTTAATCAAGAGTGGCGGAGAATGGATTTCGTCAGTTGATTTGGAAAATGCGTTGATGACGCACGAAGCCGTTTTTGAAGCAGCTGTTGTTGCTATTCCTCATGAGAAGTGGATGGAACGTCCGCTTGCTTGTGTTGTATTAAAAGAAGGGCACGCTGAAGACGATGCGATGAAAGCAGAGTTGCTGACCTATTTGGAGAGCCAATTTGCCAAGTGGTGGGTTCCGGACGATGTGGTATTTTTGAAAGAAGTGCCAAAAACATCGGTTGGTAAGTTTTTGAAAGCGGCTTTGCGAAAAGAGTTGGATGGTTATTATCAGTAA
- the trpD gene encoding anthranilate phosphoribosyltransferase, translated as MSRVENLSEQGMYEKSLAMLNGDINEQQIKSFLSGLHEKGETADELVGLVKAMREKAVALPEVGGQLVDVCGTGGDRSYSFNISTLTAFVLAGCGMTVAKHGNRSVSSKTGSSDVLEALGISTETDIASIPTMLDQTGIALLFAPAIHPALGGLRQIRKDIGTPTIFNLVGPLANPLPITIQMTGVYRRDMLEPMADALIRLGRKKGALVHGAGGLDELSLAGTNELIIFNKQGKRKMTLHPNEVGLEVASIEAIRGGDPKRNAEIFMDVLSGTDSPYLDTVALNAGVVLYVSGKAESVTEGVKQAKASIKSGETARVFDLHRLAAGVFV; from the coding sequence ATGAGCAGAGTAGAGAATTTGAGTGAACAAGGAATGTACGAAAAATCATTAGCAATGTTGAATGGCGATATAAATGAACAACAAATAAAGAGTTTTCTATCCGGTTTACATGAAAAAGGAGAAACGGCAGACGAGTTGGTCGGGCTAGTCAAAGCAATGCGTGAAAAGGCAGTGGCGCTTCCAGAGGTCGGAGGACAGCTCGTTGATGTTTGTGGAACCGGTGGTGACCGCTCTTACAGTTTTAACATCAGTACATTGACAGCCTTTGTATTAGCAGGATGCGGTATGACGGTTGCCAAGCATGGCAATCGGAGCGTTTCTAGTAAAACGGGCAGTTCCGATGTGCTAGAAGCACTTGGCATTTCAACGGAAACAGATATTGCATCAATTCCTACAATGCTTGATCAGACGGGGATTGCGCTATTATTTGCACCAGCTATCCATCCGGCACTCGGCGGCTTACGCCAAATTCGTAAAGATATCGGAACCCCGACTATCTTTAACTTAGTAGGACCTTTAGCAAATCCATTGCCGATTACGATTCAAATGACTGGTGTTTACCGCCGTGACATGCTGGAACCAATGGCGGATGCGTTGATTCGCTTAGGTCGAAAAAAAGGTGCACTTGTTCATGGAGCAGGTGGATTGGATGAATTGTCGCTTGCGGGCACTAATGAATTGATCATCTTCAATAAACAAGGTAAACGAAAAATGACCCTTCACCCGAACGAAGTTGGTTTAGAAGTGGCATCAATCGAAGCAATCCGCGGAGGCGATCCAAAACGTAACGCCGAAATTTTTATGGATGTCTTATCTGGAACAGATAGCCCTTATTTAGATACAGTCGCATTAAATGCAGGAGTAGTACTGTACGTCAGTGGTAAAGCTGAAAGCGTGACAGAAGGCGTAAAGCAGGCGAAAGCTTCAATCAAATCAGGCGAAACCGCGCGTGTCTTTGACTTGCACCGGTTAGCTGCGGGGGTATTTGTATGA
- the trpC gene encoding indole-3-glycerol phosphate synthase TrpC — translation MTILDDIIATKYEEIKMYKPVGVNAIDFPQKTTLLEHLQKRNGVISEIKRASPSKGDIKVEIDIVAQAKKYEKAGAAAISVLTDELYFKGSIDDLCEVAKVVSIPVLCKDFMVSEIQVDRAQHAGATIILLIVAALEKQQLKRLNDYALSKGLEVLVEVHDEQELQVALELDAKLVGINNRDLKTFDVSIERTAQLAKSFPFDGGRVLISESGMHTKEDAQFAYANGASGILVGEALMRSENPGNWIRQATSEEAVR, via the coding sequence ATGACGATATTAGATGACATCATTGCGACTAAATACGAAGAGATAAAAATGTATAAACCAGTTGGGGTAAATGCAATCGATTTCCCCCAAAAAACAACGCTACTGGAGCATCTACAAAAAAGAAATGGCGTCATCTCAGAGATTAAACGCGCTTCTCCATCCAAAGGCGACATCAAAGTGGAAATAGATATTGTTGCGCAAGCCAAAAAATACGAAAAAGCTGGAGCAGCCGCAATTTCGGTACTTACGGATGAATTGTATTTTAAAGGGTCAATTGATGACTTGTGCGAAGTGGCAAAAGTCGTATCGATTCCCGTCTTGTGCAAAGATTTTATGGTGAGTGAAATTCAAGTTGATCGTGCTCAACATGCAGGGGCTACCATCATTCTGTTGATCGTAGCCGCACTGGAAAAGCAACAGCTAAAACGTCTTAACGACTATGCGCTCTCAAAAGGACTTGAAGTTTTAGTAGAAGTACATGACGAACAAGAACTGCAAGTAGCACTAGAGCTAGATGCAAAACTAGTAGGCATCAATAATCGTGATTTGAAAACCTTTGATGTATCGATTGAACGCACAGCACAATTGGCTAAGAGCTTTCCATTTGACGGAGGACGGGTGTTAATTAGCGAAAGCGGAATGCACACAAAAGAAGATGCGCAATTCGCTTATGCAAATGGAGCTTCCGGAATTTTAGTCGGAGAAGCGTTAATGCGTTCTGAAAATCCAGGTAATTGGATTCGCCAGGCGACTAGTGAGGAGGCAGTGAGATGA
- the trpB gene encoding tryptophan synthase subunit beta, with amino-acid sequence MTKVKICGLQEQQHVNAASRADAIGFVFAPSRRQVTIAQAAELAKHIPVDTDKIGVFVNASLQEIEDTVAGVPLTMVQLHGDEPDELVKAIRVPVIQAFSIRTKEDVEQLKNSLADYILVDAPGTEYRGGSGNVFDWSLLDGVGIDPSRLIVAGGLTPENVRAAIEQTTPYMVDVSSGVETERRKDTAKILEFIKQVKDDSVEQTIEKTGFFGKYGGQFVPETLMKAVKELEDAYNEVKEDPEFHKEYHHYLSEYVGREQPLTFAKRMTEAYGGPKIYLKREDLNHTGAHKVNNAIGQALLAMRMGKRKIVAETGAGQHGVATATICALFDLDCVIFMGEEDIKRQQLNVFRMKLLGARVESVTKGSATLKDAVNEALRYWVANVEDTHYLIGSALGPHPFPTMVRDFQSVIGEETRRQILEKEGRLPDAILACVGGGSNAIGMFYPFIQDKEVELIGVEAAGQGVDTDKHAATLTKGTEGVLHGALMKLLQDDAGQVQEAHSISAGLDYPGIGPEHAYLADIGRVEYRSITDDEALAAVISMSRLEGIIPALETAHAIAEAEKQAKSMTKEQILIICVSGRGDKDMATYAENLEGLS; translated from the coding sequence ATGACAAAAGTGAAAATTTGTGGCTTACAAGAACAACAACATGTTAACGCAGCAAGTCGTGCGGATGCTATCGGCTTCGTATTTGCTCCGAGCAGACGTCAAGTGACGATTGCGCAAGCTGCTGAACTGGCTAAACACATTCCTGTAGATACCGATAAAATTGGAGTTTTTGTTAATGCGTCATTACAGGAAATTGAAGATACTGTTGCAGGTGTTCCGCTAACGATGGTTCAGCTTCACGGCGATGAACCCGATGAGTTGGTAAAAGCTATTCGTGTCCCTGTTATCCAAGCCTTCTCGATTCGCACAAAAGAAGATGTAGAGCAGTTGAAAAATTCTCTAGCTGATTATATTTTAGTAGACGCTCCGGGTACGGAATACCGCGGAGGTAGCGGTAATGTGTTTGATTGGTCGTTACTAGACGGAGTGGGTATCGATCCATCTCGCCTAATTGTGGCGGGTGGGTTAACACCGGAAAATGTCCGTGCGGCAATCGAGCAAACAACACCTTATATGGTAGACGTCTCTAGTGGAGTTGAAACAGAACGTCGCAAAGATACAGCAAAAATACTAGAATTCATTAAACAGGTAAAGGATGATTCGGTGGAACAGACAATAGAAAAAACAGGCTTTTTCGGTAAATACGGTGGGCAATTTGTGCCAGAAACGTTGATGAAAGCCGTTAAGGAATTAGAAGATGCTTATAATGAAGTCAAAGAAGATCCGGAATTTCATAAAGAATACCATCATTATTTATCGGAGTATGTGGGTCGTGAACAGCCATTGACTTTCGCAAAACGCATGACTGAAGCATACGGTGGACCAAAAATCTATTTGAAACGAGAAGATTTGAATCATACCGGTGCGCATAAAGTAAACAACGCCATTGGTCAGGCTTTGCTAGCGATGAGGATGGGCAAACGTAAAATTGTAGCAGAAACAGGAGCGGGTCAGCACGGTGTGGCGACTGCGACAATTTGTGCGCTATTCGATTTAGATTGTGTTATTTTCATGGGTGAAGAAGACATTAAGCGTCAGCAATTGAACGTTTTCCGTATGAAGCTCTTGGGAGCACGTGTAGAAAGTGTCACAAAAGGCAGTGCGACCTTAAAAGATGCAGTCAATGAAGCTTTGCGTTACTGGGTTGCCAATGTCGAAGATACGCATTACTTAATCGGTTCGGCTCTCGGGCCGCATCCGTTTCCAACGATGGTTCGTGATTTTCAAAGTGTTATCGGCGAAGAAACCAGACGTCAGATTCTTGAGAAAGAAGGACGTTTGCCTGATGCTATTTTGGCGTGTGTCGGTGGTGGCAGCAATGCGATTGGGATGTTCTATCCGTTTATTCAAGATAAAGAAGTCGAGTTGATTGGCGTTGAAGCGGCGGGTCAAGGTGTGGATACAGATAAACACGCTGCAACCTTAACGAAAGGAACAGAAGGTGTACTCCACGGAGCCTTAATGAAGTTATTGCAGGACGATGCAGGCCAAGTGCAGGAAGCACATTCGATTTCTGCAGGTCTCGATTATCCAGGAATTGGACCAGAACATGCTTATTTAGCAGATATTGGTCGTGTCGAATACCGTTCGATTACTGATGATGAAGCACTGGCTGCAGTTATTAGCATGTCTCGTCTTGAAGGAATTATTCCAGCACTTGAAACGGCGCATGCTATTGCAGAAGCAGAAAAACAAGCAAAGTCTATGACGAAAGAGCAGATACTGATTATTTGTGTATCCGGTCGTGGAGATAAAGATATGGCGACCTATGCAGAGAATCTGGAGGGGCTATCATGA
- the trpA gene encoding tryptophan synthase subunit alpha gives MNRLEQLKKSGNKAFVAYIMAGDGGLDRLKDQVQYLQRVGVTAIEIGIPFSDPVADGPTIEAAGNRALKKGVTLQKVLAELQSWTFEVNIPLLVMTYLNPVLSFGVERFATECSKAGVSGVIIPDLPYEHKQLVQPYVDKEGIKLIQLVTLTTTDARLDAILHEAEGFVYAVTVKGITGSRDEMSQDVKAFMQKVREKSPVPVYAGFGISKSSHVDLLRDDVDGFIVGSAIVEAFNAGEIEVLEPLIHAVTASHSV, from the coding sequence ATGAATCGACTAGAGCAACTGAAAAAATCAGGAAACAAAGCCTTTGTCGCCTATATTATGGCTGGAGATGGCGGTCTTGATCGTCTGAAAGATCAAGTACAGTATTTACAAAGAGTAGGTGTGACTGCTATCGAAATCGGCATTCCTTTTTCAGATCCGGTCGCAGATGGTCCGACGATTGAAGCGGCCGGAAACCGTGCGTTGAAAAAAGGTGTAACTTTACAAAAGGTATTAGCAGAACTACAAAGCTGGACATTCGAAGTTAACATTCCTTTACTGGTGATGACTTATTTAAATCCAGTACTAAGTTTTGGTGTAGAGCGTTTCGCCACGGAATGCAGTAAAGCCGGGGTGTCGGGAGTGATCATTCCAGATCTTCCATATGAACATAAGCAATTGGTTCAACCATATGTCGATAAAGAAGGCATCAAGCTGATTCAGTTGGTAACGTTAACAACAACTGATGCACGATTAGATGCAATTCTACACGAAGCAGAAGGTTTTGTGTATGCCGTAACAGTTAAAGGAATTACTGGATCTCGCGATGAAATGTCACAAGATGTGAAAGCTTTTATGCAAAAAGTTCGTGAGAAAAGTCCGGTTCCAGTTTATGCTGGATTCGGAATTTCAAAAAGCAGTCACGTTGACTTGCTGCGTGATGATGTGGATGGGTTTATCGTTGGAAGTGCAATTGTTGAAGCTTTTAACGCAGGTGAAATTGAAGTACTCGAACCTCTTATACATGCAGTGACAGCCTCTCATTCGGTATAA
- a CDS encoding DNA-3-methyladenine glycosylase, with protein MFTPVHADFFNAPTLELSRNLLGQILVHELPEGVVAGRIVETEAYMGAEDRAAHSFGNRRTKRTEIMFGKPGLVYTYQMHTHTLVNVVAGPEETPRAILIRAVEPVEGIELMRERRGKHMPMKQWTSGPGKLTKAMAINMDYYGHYFTEKPLYIAQGNPVESVSVGPRIGIGNSLDAVHYPYRFWESENPFVSKFR; from the coding sequence ATGTTTACACCAGTTCATGCTGATTTTTTTAATGCGCCAACGCTGGAATTGTCCCGCAATTTACTTGGTCAAATTCTAGTTCACGAATTACCTGAAGGCGTTGTTGCCGGGCGCATCGTTGAAACTGAGGCTTATATGGGCGCAGAAGATCGAGCTGCTCATAGCTTTGGAAACCGTCGGACAAAACGCACCGAAATTATGTTTGGTAAACCTGGACTTGTCTACACGTATCAAATGCATACACATACATTGGTCAATGTTGTCGCGGGACCTGAAGAAACGCCGCGGGCGATATTAATTCGAGCGGTCGAACCCGTTGAAGGTATTGAACTGATGAGAGAACGGCGTGGCAAGCATATGCCAATGAAACAATGGACCAGTGGACCCGGTAAACTGACAAAGGCTATGGCGATCAACATGGATTATTACGGTCATTATTTTACGGAGAAACCACTTTATATTGCGCAAGGAAATCCGGTCGAGTCGGTGTCAGTAGGCCCACGTATAGGGATCGGAAATTCACTCGATGCCGTTCATTATCCTTACCGTTTTTGGGAATCTGAAAATCCTTTTGTTTCGAAATTTCGTTAA
- a CDS encoding type 1 glutamine amidotransferase domain-containing protein, producing the protein MAKIATLITDMFEDVEYTDPLKAFNDAGHEVFTIEEEAGKKVTGKQGEAVVTIDKGIDDVSPDDFDALFLPGGFSPDQLRADDRFVKFSKAFMDAKKPVFAICHGPQLLITAKALEGRKATGYQSIQVDMEYAGATVLDEEVVVCQDQLVTSRQPDDIPAFNRESLRVLEQLNK; encoded by the coding sequence GTGGCGAAAATTGCAACTTTAATTACTGATATGTTCGAAGATGTGGAATATACGGACCCGTTGAAAGCGTTTAATGATGCAGGTCACGAAGTTTTCACTATCGAAGAAGAAGCTGGCAAAAAAGTGACAGGTAAACAAGGTGAAGCGGTTGTCACAATCGATAAAGGGATTGATGATGTCAGCCCAGATGATTTTGATGCTTTGTTCTTACCAGGTGGATTTTCACCGGATCAATTGCGTGCGGATGATCGGTTTGTGAAGTTTTCAAAAGCTTTCATGGATGCGAAAAAACCAGTCTTTGCAATTTGTCATGGCCCTCAATTATTAATTACAGCCAAAGCATTAGAAGGGCGTAAAGCTACAGGTTATCAATCGATTCAAGTCGATATGGAATATGCAGGTGCAACGGTTCTTGATGAAGAAGTAGTGGTGTGTCAAGACCAATTGGTTACTAGTCGTCAACCCGATGACATTCCAGCGTTTAATCGAGAATCATTACGTGTACTTGAACAATTAAACAAGTAA